Sequence from the Methanosarcina siciliae T4/M genome:
AGGAGAAACTGCCAATGTCAGTTTTGAGGTTCTGACCAACGTAAACACAAAGCCAGGCCTGTACAAGCTGGATATGGTACTTACCTATGATGACATCGAAGAGCTCCAGACAATTACGGAAGCTGGATATGTTGAAAACCAGAAGCGTAAGACGATAGAAAGTAAGGCGGGAATCTACATCGGAGGTACCACGGATTTTGATATTGCTTTCATGGAAAGGAGCCCCACAGGAGCTTATACGTTTTCGGTTTCAAATATAGGGAACAACGGTGCAAACTCGGTAAAAATCTCTGTCCCCCTCCAGGAAAACTGGACCGTAACGGACGGAGGCAGTAATTCAGCAGTTTTGGGGAACCTGCAAAAAGGAGACTTTACGATTGCGGATTTCAATCTGGAACCCAGAACTATTGGCGAGAACCTCCCTATAAAATTTGAGATCAGCTATACCTCGAGCGATGGAATGAGGCAGGTTGAGGAAAAGGTGTTTTCCCTTTATGTCTCCCCGGTCACTCTTCCGGTAGGTTCCAAAATGCAGGAGGAAAGTAATGAATCGGGTTTATTCTCTTATAAGCTCGGGTTGCTGATCCTGCTCGGCGCTGTAGGCTTTTTTATTTATAAAAAGCACCAGAAGAGACTGAAAGAAAAGAACGCCGACGGAAACTGGCAAGGCGAAAACTCTCCGGAAGAACAGAAGCCGGAAGAATAAATTCGAAGCCCAGGCCCGTGGTTTCCATGAAATTGGCGAAGATTTTGAAAATTGCCCTGAACATGGTCAAGGCCAATAAGCTAAGGAGCTGGCTGACCATCATAGGGGTCATCATAGGCATTGCCTCGGTAATGGCAATCATTACGACCGGGGACTATTTCCAGGAGCAGGTGACTGAAACCCTGGAAGAGCTGGGAGGCGATGTCATTACAATATACCCATCGACTCCTTTTTTAGTATCGTCTGAAGAAGATGTTGGAGAAGGGGATTCGACAACGGCAGAAACCGATGAGGGTTCTGAGAATGACACTTCCGCTTCTATGCTATTTGAATCAGAAACAGAGCCGGAACTCACCATGATGGACATACTTACCCTCCGGCGCATTCGGGCTATTGAATATATAAACGTTAATGTCGACTCCGGGGCGGAGTTGAAATTCGGAAGCGAGTCGACCAGTATCTGGGTTAGAGGTGTAGACCCCGGCAGCTGGCCCAAAATCACAAAAAAGAAAGTGGGGGAGGGCAGGATGCTTGCACCGGGAGACAGGGAAGTTGTGGTTATTTCGAATGAACTCGCAAAAGACACCTTCGAACGGGAAATCCGGCTCAACCAGATGATCCTCCTCAATGGCAGGTCTTACCGGGTAGTAGGAATCCTGGCAAAGGACGGAGGACTCCTCGGGAGCGTTGGGGGATCATTCGGAGCCAGCGTTTATATGCCATATCAGGAGGTAAACTCCCTTTGGAATGGCGATGAAGAAATGCCTGAAAGAGAACGGGATGTCTTCGGCAGCATAGAAATAAAGGTCTATAAGGAAGCTGATTATGATTCAGCCCTTGAAGAGATCAAGAGTAAATTGAGAATATCTAGAAAAGTTACCGAAGATACGCAGGACTTTTATGTGTATTCCCCAAAAGAGGATATTGAAAGCGTCCAAAAATTAATTAACGGCCTCACAGCATTCCTCGCGTTCATTGCAGGAATATCTCTCCTCGTAGGCTCCACGGGGATTGCAAACACAATGTTTACCTCCGTCCTTGAGAAAACAAAAGAAATCGGGATCATGAAAGCAATAGGAGCAAAGAACAGCGATATCATGCTGATTTTTCTCTGCAACGCTGCAATGATCGGCCTTGTGGGCGGAATAATAGGCATGCTTCTGGGAACAGCGGCAGTCCAGGTGATTTTATTCCTGATTTCAATTAAAATGAACGTTTCCTTCGAGTTCGCCCTCAGCCTGAAAGGTACCCTTATTGCAACTCTGGTCTCCATAATTGTGGGGCTCGTTGCAGGCCTTGTACCGGCAAAGAATGCATCCGAACTTAAGCCTGTGGACGCCTTGAGGTACGAATGAAGGGATATTTTTAGCTAATGTCCTAAAACGGCATTTACAGAAAAATTAGGTAAACTGCCTGGAAGACGAAAGAAAAGATGAAAAAGTAAAGCCCTGTGGCCTTACTTTACTTTTTTAAGCTTATTTTGCAAGGTTATAGTTCTGGTTGACGATCTTCAGAGCGCAGAAGTTACCGCACATTGTGCATGCGTCGGTGTCTTCGGGTGCCCTGCTGTTCCTGACTTCTCTTGCGTGTTCGGGGTCGATTGCAAGGGAGTACATCTTTTCCCAGTCGAGTTCTCTCCTGGCTCTGCCCATGTCAAGGTCCCACTGTTTTGCTCTTTCGGGGTACTTTATCATGTCGCCGACGTGAGCTGCAATTCTTGAGGTCTTGACTCCGGTGATGACGTCTTCGAGGTTCGGGAGGGCAAGGTGCTCTGCAGGAGTTACGTAGCAGAGGAAGTCACAGCCATAGGAGGCAGAGACAGATGCACCGATTGCGGTTACGATGTGGTCGTAGCCGGGAGCAATGTCAGTTACGAGAGGACCGAGCATGTAGAAGGGCTTGTGGCCGCTCATTTCCTTCATGAGCTTCACATTGGTTGCGATCTGGTCAAGTGGAACGTGACCCGGACCTTCGACAATGACCTGAAGGCCCTGCTGGTGTGCCTTCTCAGCCACTTCGGAGTTAATGATCAATTCCTGGATCTGGGCACGGTCGGTTGCATCGTGGACTGCACCTGCACGCATTCCGTTTCCTGTGGAAAGGACAACTTCGTGTTCCTTGAGGATTTCAACGAGGTAGTCGAAGTTTGCGTAGAGAGGGTTTTCCTTTTCGTTGTGGAGCATCCAGGCACTCATGAAAGCGCCGCCGCGGGAGCAGAGCCCACCGTATCTGCCGTGGGCTTTAAGCCTATCAAGGGTGATGTTGTTGATTCCGGTATGGATTGCCATGAAGTTGGTCCCGAGCTTTGCCTGGGCTTCGGTTGCGTTGAAGAGCTCGTCTTCTGTCATGTGCACGATTGAACCGTACTTTCTGGCAGCTTCGATGAAAGCCTGGTAAAGAGGCACCGAACCGACTGAAAGGGAGATGCTGTCAATTACTTTCTTCCTGATCCCGAGGAAATCTCCACCGGTTCCGAGCTCCATGAGGGTGTCAGCACCTGCTTTTTCTGCAGCGATTGCTTTTTGGACTTCCATATCCGGGTCAACAATGTCCGAGGATACCCCGATGGAAGCATTAACTTTGGTCCTGAGCCCTTCTCCAATACCGCAGATCTTTACCTGTCTGTAGGGGGAAGTTGGAATAACGATCCTACCGGCTGCAATACCCCTGCGGATGAATTCGGGGTCAAGTCCTTCATCCTTTGCAACGATTTTCATCTCTTCGGTGATAATTCCTTTTTTTGCATCTTCCACGATTGTCATCTTTATTACCTCAAGCTTTCAATTTATCTGTAAGATTATCATGCAGGATTAATACGTAAGTAAAGGGATTGTGAATTAGAACATAAAAGGAAAGTAATTATATATAACACTATTTAAAAAAAAAACTTTAACCTAGATCAACTTTACTTGACTTAAGGAGTAATGGGTGCCGAAAATATACAATAACGGATTAAAATAAGTTGATTAGAATGAGCTTTTAAAATTTGGTGGAGAATAAGACAAGTAAAGTTGATTTAAGGAAAGATTATTTCAGGAAAAATTAGGGAAAAAATGAGATAAAGAATAAAATGAAGGTTAAAATGAATGATTACGATAAAAAAATAACAGCGACCGAAAAAAGGAGATTTTAGGTTATTTTCCCTGCCTGTTTTTCTCCTGGATCAAACCTACGGTTTGCCTGTGGAGAGTTACTATAAGGTCGCTGAGCATCCCGAAGATAAACATCTGAACCCCGAATATGATAAACAGTGTTGTGAGAATTGTAAGGGGGATGCGGGTAATCCCCTGGAACCACTGGGACACCACAAAGATTCCCGTAAACAAGCCTGCCAGGATAAAGATAGAGCCCAGAATCCCGAAGTAAAACATCGGGTTATGTACTTTTGCAAGCCTGTAAATGGTAGATCCGATTTTTATCCCGTCTTTCACAGGGTTTAGCTTGGTTGCTCCCTGCTTGCTCCTGGGGAGATAGGTAATAGGGACCTCTTCGACTCTCTGTTTTTTCAGGACACATTCCACAGAGATCTCGGTCTCAATTTCAAAGCCTGTTTTGTTGAGTTCCAGTTCCCTTATACTTTCGAGAGTAAATGCCCGGTAGCCGGAGAGAATGTCCCTTAACTGTACATTATAAGCGATGTCAAAAAGCATATTTATAAGGCGGTTGCCCACAAGGTTAAGCCTTGTAAAAGCCCCGGGAGAATACTTTTCCAACCGGTTGCCTATAACATGGTCGGCTCTACCTTCCAGGATAGGCCCAAGGAGAGAGGAGGCTTCTCTGGCAAGATATGTCCCGTCACCGTCGAGCATTATTACATAGGGGCTCCCGATAAGCTCAAAAGCCTGGATCATTGCCTGCCCTTTACCTCTTCCGGTCTGCAGGACAACCTTTGCGCCTTCTGCCTCTGCAATCTGCGCTGTCCCGTCCCTGCTGTTTCCATCGATTACGAAAATGTTGGAAAACCCTTCTTTTTTAAAATCTTTAATAAGATTCCCTATCGTTGCTGCTTCGTTAAGTGTGGGAATAAGAATACAAACATCTGCGTTGTTCACGTTTCACACATATCCTTTGTTTGAACCTCTACGCATATCGCAGAATCCGTTTTTATTCGGGTACTATCCGTGTTTTCCACAAGACAGATAACAATTGAGATAATGAATAGAAAGATTGAGGGTTCTTATAAAAGTCCCATATTATCGAGCTGCTGACGGACTACTTCTACACCCCTTTCACAGTCTTCAGGGGATTTTCCGCCTGTAACTACCAGTTTTCCGGAACTGAAAATAAGGACAACTACCTTGGGCTCATCGATCCTGTACACAAGCCCCGGGAACTGCTCGGGTTCGTATTCGATATTTTCAAGCCCAAGCCCGATTGCAATTGCGTTGAGGTTAAGGATGGTGTGCAGGTCTGCTGAGGCAACTATATTCTGGACAGTAATCTGCGGGTTTTCCATTGTCTTGATCCCGATGCTGTTCAGCTTTTTTGCCATGTTGCCGATAACTGTATGTACGTCAGCAACGTTTTTTGCTCCCGTGCAGACAACCTTTCCGGAAGTAAAGACCAGGAAAGCAGCTTTGGGGTCCGAAACTCTGTAGACGAGCCCCGGGAACTTCTGCTTGTTGTACTCGGCGCCTTCGAACTCGGATTCAATCACAGTTAAATCAAACTCTTCAGCGAGTTTGGTGGATGCGACCACGTTTTCAATTTTAATGCTAGATTCGCTCATTCGTCAACCCTCAGTATATAAAGCAAGAGTAATATCCTCTAACCAGTATATAAAGCTATAGTTAAATGCCTTGCATACTATATAAATACTATATATAAAGAATATAAATACAACAGAAAAACTTAAATTATGGGCGCCAGTAAATTCAAAAAAATTAAGATAGAATGGGGCTTCCGCCTCGGCTTTAAGACACTTTATTCTTCAAAGTTTTTCAAGCCTTCAAGAATGGAATCATATTTTTTGCAGACTCTTTCGAGAAGGTCTCCCTCTACAGTGCGATGGGTGGGAACCAGAATTTTTGCTCCTTTACCTATGGTCACCCCCTTACCTGAAGTCCCGTAATCCGGAGCAGCAAGGACGCCGTCCGTAGAAATCCTTAGATTGAGGTCGTTTACAATCTTTGAAACCATCTCGGTTGCAGGCTTTACCTTCTTTTCTACGAGTAAAGCCGAAGACACATACTTTTCCCGGGTCTCCCTGATCTTTTGTAGGGTTTTTTCCACGGTTTTCGGGTTTACTTCATCGGGAAGTTCCTCGGCGAGAAGAGAAACGGCTTCGATAAGGTCATCAAAGGTCGTTGACCGCACCTCAAGGATTTCCCCGTCACAGTGCTGTTTCACGGCATCAAGGTAACCTGCGGTTACCACAAGCACATCCGCCTCAAGCAGGCGGGAAATTTCCTCTTTGGACGGGCAGTAGGCATTTGCAACAAAATAGTCCTTAATCCCGCACATCTCCATAAGGGATTCGTACATTGGAGTCACTGCAATGATTTTTTTCCCAATCCAGAGGTCAATCTCACTTTGTCCTCCCTGTGCCTTTAAGAGCTCAATTATTTTCTCTTTTATGGCATTAGGGTCGTTTCTTTTGAGACCGAAATAATCTGCAAACAGTGGGGTTGTGGAAAGCTGCCTGCTCCTCCCGCAGGGTACGGAATCAACAAAACCTCTCTCAATCAGGTCTTTTATATGGTCATAAGCTCCACTCCCCCTCATTTCGATAAGGTTGGACTGGAGCAGAGGCTGATGATAGGCAACCATGGAAAGGGTCCGGAGTTTGGGGGCTGAAAGTTCCTTTGGGGCAACCTCCCGCATGAGTTCGGAGTACTCGGGCTTTACCTGCATGACGTAACGTTCACCAAGGTCCAGGATTTCGATGCCTGAGCCCCGGGAAGAGTAAGCCTCCATCAGTTCCCGAACTACCAGAGAGACATTCTTTTTTGGCATTCCGGTAATTTTCATAAGTTTTTCAAGGCTTACTGCCCTGCCTGCAGCAAAAAGAGCCGCTTCGATAATTTCAAGCTCACTCATAAGTTTCACGACCAGAAAAGAGGATAAGATTATAATTCGGTTGAGTTAACGTGTTTCTTCAGGAGAGTTTACAGGGGAATTTATATCTATATGTTCCGGTTCAAAGGAAAGAATATCAGGATACCCGGCATCCTCAGGCCCTCCGTCCATGCACTCAACCTGAGCTTTACTGCCTGCAAACTTTTCCCCTCTGGAAAGTTCAGGCGCGGAAACATCTTCTATTAAGCCCTGTTTCATCTGATGAAAGAGAGGCGGGTTGCCTTCGGTGGAAAAACCTGATTCTTCTCCGGGGTAAATGTACAGCTCCCCGAACATTTCATTCTGGAAGAGCCAGATCTTTCTGCTCGAAGCAAGAAATAGAAGCGAAAGGTAGTCCATGACCCGGTCTTCACTGAGTTGAAGAAGTGAGGAAAATTCCACAACAGACTGCTTCATAAAGAGTTCAACAAGCCTTGCCCAGATAAGGGCAAGCCTCGAGCTTATAGCCTCATCATGGGCAATCCCGAGCACGTCTCCGGTAGCCAGGGGAGCGTCAGGGACATCAGGTTCTTCTGCAGCCAGCCGGGCTTTTTTTTCATTTTTTCTTGAGAGTGTCCTTTCAGCTTTTTTGAGCTCCAGAATAAGTTCATTCAGAGTGACAGGCCTTGTGGAATGGCGGCGGACAGGCAGCTTCGGGATTGGGAACTCATCAGGCTCGGGAAGATATTCGTCATCGAAAAAGCCGGGGTCAAAATCCTCAGCTTCCTCTTCTTCCACCTCAAGGATTACTGAAGACTTCATGCGGAGGAGGATAGCGGAATAAAGGAGAGTCCGGGAAGAAATCCTCAGATCCATTTTCTGTAGCTCTTCTACCCTCTGCAGAAAACTGTCGGTTAGCTGCACAATGTCGATATCCCAGGGATCGACCTTTCTGTCTTTTGCAAGTTCGACCAGGATGCCAAGAGGCTCGTAGGTATCAAACTCCGAAAGGTCAAGCAGAGCCCAGTCAACGCCAAGGTAAGAAAGAGTTGTTGGAAGCCCGAAAAAATCTGGATCTGAAAAAAGAGAGTCCTTTTCCCCGGATTCGCGTGGGGAAGGAAGGCCGGAAATGTTGAGTGCCGAATTATCTATAAGTTCAGCCATTAAGCTTCACTCCGGTAATGCTCGTGATATTATTCTCCTGCATTGTAACCCCGATCGTCCGGCTTGCAGCCTGGATCATGGGTTTTCTTAAGGAAACAACGATGAACTGGACTTTTGAGCCTGAAGTTTTAACCCTCCTTGAAACCCTTTCCACATTCCAGCCGTCAAGGAACATGTCGATTTCGTCAAAGGCGTAGAAAGGAGCAGGGCGGTATTGCTGGATTGCAAAGATGAAAGCAAGTGCCGTAAGACTCTTTTCTCCTCCGGACATAGCTTCTATGCGCTGGAGGGTCTTTTCTTTTGGCTGGGCTCTGAGGGTCATTCCTCCTGCAAAGGGATCGTCGGGATTTTCCAGCAGGAGTTCACCCATGCCGTCGGAAAGCTCGTAGAAAATGGCCTTGAAATTGGAATTTATACTCGTATAAGCTTCCATAAAGGCGTCCCGTTTGAGCTGCTCGTACTGGTCGATGCGTTCAAGGAGCTGTTCCCTTTCGGAAAAGAGCGTGTCGCGTTTACCCTGCAGGTCGGAAAGCCGGAGTTCAACCTCATTATACTCATCGATTGCCCGCATGTTTACGGGTTCAAGCCTGCGCATAGCTTCTTCGATTGCCTGGATCCTCATGTAAACGGTTTCGTAACTAGGGACCTCTGAGCTTTCTTCTATGCCCCTCCTCTCGATCTCTTCAAGCAGTTGCTTTTCCTGGTCAACAAGGGCACTTTTAGTAGCTGTAAGTGTAAGGACATGTTGCTTTGCCTTTTCCAGAGTAGTTGAAGCTGTACTGACCCTACGCTTTACTGCAGTGTATTCAACCTGAACACTTTCCCTTTCCTTCTGGAGCCCTATAAGTTCATCGGAAAGCTGAAGTTCCCGTTTCTGTTTCTCTTCAAGCAGTGCTTCAAGTTCCGAAATCTTTGCCTTAAGAGAACCCATTTTTTCCCGCCTTGAAGCTTTCTTTTCATCAAGTTCCCTGATAAGCTCCTTTGCCTCGGTAATCTTCTGCTCAGCATACTCTTTTTCAAGCTGCAGGGCATTCAGGCTGGCTTCGGTATCCCTGATCCTGCCATCAAGCCTCCGGATTTCCTCTTCCACAAACTCGGCTTTTTTGTTGATCTCGGGGAGAGGGGAATCAGCCAGCTTTGCCTCAAGTTCGACAACCTGAGCCTCAAGTTCGGAAGCCTCTGCCTCTTTTTCAGCCTTTTCCGCAATTACCCTGTCCATTTCAGCCCTGAGTTCCGTCCTTGCCTCTTCAATTGCCCTCAAATCTGCCTGTTTGGACTCTAGGAGGTCGGCAAGTTTTGCTTCCCTGCCGGCAATTTCCTGAAGCTCGAGTTCTTTTCTGGAAATACTGGCTTCACAGTCGCGGATTTTCCTGCTCAGCTCAAAAACGTGGCTTTCAATGCTGTCCTGTTTACTGATCGCTGCATTCCGGCTTGCGTCAAGAGATTTAATCTCTTCTGCAAGTTCAAGAAGTTTATCTTTTTCTGCGGCTGCAAAAGAGATCCCGGATTTTGAAGAGAGAGAACCCCCAACCATTGCCCCGCTCTTTTCAAGAAGCTCCCCTTCAAGAGTGACCATTCTCGCCTTTCCCATCAGGCGGCGGGCACTGGCAAGGTCTTCCATAACAAGGGTATCCTGAAAAACATACCAGAAAGCGGGTTCGAACTCGGGGTCAAATTCAATTAGATCGATTGCATATCCTATTACACCATTTTCATAATTGAGGCTTCCAAGCCGCCTTGAATCCCTCATTTTGTTAAGCGGCAGGAAAGTAGCCCTTCCGCCCTTTCTCCTCTTAAGAAACTCGATTGCTTCAGCAGCATCTCCGTCGTTATCCACAACAACTGCTTGCATCCTGTTCCCTGCTGCAACCTCAAGAGCTGACGCATACCTGCGGTCAACTTTTCCGAGCTGGGCAATCGTCCCGTGAATTCCGAAAAGTTCATTCTGCCGGGAAGCCCCTATTACCATTTCCACAGCCCTTGAATACCCGCCTCCATGTTCCGAAGCCCGGACCCTTGCCTCGGCAATTGCATATTCCTGCTGGAGGCTGTGCAGCCTTCCCTCAAGTTTCCTGATGTCTTCCTTTATCCTGAAATGGCTGCTCTCGATGTCGTCCCGGTCTTTTATAAGGGATTCCAGGTTTCCCGTAAGTTTCTCGATCTCATACTGGACAGAAAGCGTATCACTGTCAGAGGCAGTAACTGCAGCTTCGGCATCCTTGATCTGGTTTTCAATATCCCTCAGTTCCGAGGATTTTCTTCGGAGAGTATCAAGGAGCCGGTCCTCATTGCGGATAAGCTCGTTTTTCTCGTTTTTAACGTCCTCAAGTTTCTTGCGAGCAGCCATGAGCTCGTCTCTTGTTGCCGCAAACCTGGCATCCACATCCGCAATCCTGCTCTGAAGCAGCATACGCTCGGTTTTTCTCTCGGATAGCTCGGATGAAATGCTCTCTTTTCTCACATTTTCAGCTTCGATTTTCTCTTCGAGCTCCTTCACCTTGCCTTTTGTGGCGTCGATGTCAACAAAAGCTTTTCTGCGCTTTGCGTCAGCATCCTCAAGTTCGGATTCCGAAAGTTCGATGCTATCCACACAGCGGGAAATTTCCCCTTTGGTCTCTTCGATTTCCCTTTTGATCTGCAGCTGCTCATCTTCCCCTTTTTTCCGGATTTCAAGGGAAATTTGTTCAAGGGCCTGTTCAAGGGCTTCTAATTCCTTTACCCTCTCATCCAGCAAAACCTGAACTTTTTCAAGGTGCTCTTCTTTGCCTGCAAGTTCTTTGTCCACATTTTCCAGTTCGGTTCTGGCATCCTTGAGCTTGGAGAGCAGGACATAACCTTCAAATTTGATTTTTTCAGTTTTCAGAGCCTGATATTTCAGGGCCTGGTCTCGTTCCCCGGAGAGTTTTCCAAGCTGGGCACGCACCTCTTCAAGAATGATGTCCACGCGTTCGACCTGCTGCCGGACGACCTCCAGCTCGCCGAGAGCCTTTTGCTTGCGCTCATCAAACTCCGCAACTCCGGCAATCTCATCAATAATCTTTCGCCTTTCCACAGAGCTCATGGAGATGATCTGTGTGACATCTCCCTGCATCACCACATTGTAACCTTCAGGCGTTACTCCCGCCTTTGCAATCTGGGAATGGATTTCTCCCAGGCTCACGGCTTTTCCGTTAAAGTAAAAGTAGCTGTAATACGCATTTTTTGTCCGCTTGACCTTTCTTGAGACCACAACCTCATCAATCTCTAACGGCAGCTTGCGGTCAGTATTGTCAAAACGGATCGTAACCTGGGCAAAATCGGGCTTTTTTGTCTCATCACCATTGTAAATAAGATCCGTAAGTTTTTCAGCCCGGAGGGTCCTGGAGCTTGTAAGCCCGAGTGCAAAGAGAATCCCGTCTATGATGTTCGACTTCCCACTCCCGTTTGGACCGGAAATAGTGGTAAAGTCATTGTAAAAGGAAATCTTTACTTTTTTTCCGAAGGACTTGAAATTAACGAACTCAATTTCTTTTATGTACACGGAATGCCTCTGAGGTTTTGCGTTTTTGAAGAAGTATTCGTTTTTTTCAGCCTCATTGTTTTCGGAGATCTTTCCGGCTGCAGGTTATAAGCTCAGCATCTTCATTATCCCTGACGTCCACGGATTCATCGATTGTCTGTTTTTTCGGGACCTTTTCGGCGATTATGTACTCGCATTTATAATCTTCAGCAGGCCGGGCTTTTACAGGATCTGCCTTCAAAGGAGATTGGGGTCTCAGAGAAGATCGCAGGCTTGAAGGGGACGCCTTTCCGGCCTGGGGTACAGGAGTTGACTGCCTCGGATTGCCTCTAAACCGTTTTCTATCCCCGTTCTCGGCAATAATATATTCACACTTTGTTTCAACAATTTCCTGTTCATCGAGTTCTTTTGGCTCAACTTCCTTGATTTTCAGCTGGACTTTTGCATTTGTACCCGGCAGGGAGGCAGGACCTTCCCTGAAACCAATCATTTCACGCCCG
This genomic interval carries:
- the smc gene encoding chromosome segregation protein SMC gives rise to the protein MYIKEIEFVNFKSFGKKVKISFYNDFTTISGPNGSGKSNIIDGILFALGLTSSRTLRAEKLTDLIYNGDETKKPDFAQVTIRFDNTDRKLPLEIDEVVVSRKVKRTKNAYYSYFYFNGKAVSLGEIHSQIAKAGVTPEGYNVVMQGDVTQIISMSSVERRKIIDEIAGVAEFDERKQKALGELEVVRQQVERVDIILEEVRAQLGKLSGERDQALKYQALKTEKIKFEGYVLLSKLKDARTELENVDKELAGKEEHLEKVQVLLDERVKELEALEQALEQISLEIRKKGEDEQLQIKREIEETKGEISRCVDSIELSESELEDADAKRRKAFVDIDATKGKVKELEEKIEAENVRKESISSELSERKTERMLLQSRIADVDARFAATRDELMAARKKLEDVKNEKNELIRNEDRLLDTLRRKSSELRDIENQIKDAEAAVTASDSDTLSVQYEIEKLTGNLESLIKDRDDIESSHFRIKEDIRKLEGRLHSLQQEYAIAEARVRASEHGGGYSRAVEMVIGASRQNELFGIHGTIAQLGKVDRRYASALEVAAGNRMQAVVVDNDGDAAEAIEFLKRRKGGRATFLPLNKMRDSRRLGSLNYENGVIGYAIDLIEFDPEFEPAFWYVFQDTLVMEDLASARRLMGKARMVTLEGELLEKSGAMVGGSLSSKSGISFAAAEKDKLLELAEEIKSLDASRNAAISKQDSIESHVFELSRKIRDCEASISRKELELQEIAGREAKLADLLESKQADLRAIEEARTELRAEMDRVIAEKAEKEAEASELEAQVVELEAKLADSPLPEINKKAEFVEEEIRRLDGRIRDTEASLNALQLEKEYAEQKITEAKELIRELDEKKASRREKMGSLKAKISELEALLEEKQKRELQLSDELIGLQKERESVQVEYTAVKRRVSTASTTLEKAKQHVLTLTATKSALVDQEKQLLEEIERRGIEESSEVPSYETVYMRIQAIEEAMRRLEPVNMRAIDEYNEVELRLSDLQGKRDTLFSEREQLLERIDQYEQLKRDAFMEAYTSINSNFKAIFYELSDGMGELLLENPDDPFAGGMTLRAQPKEKTLQRIEAMSGGEKSLTALAFIFAIQQYRPAPFYAFDEIDMFLDGWNVERVSRRVKTSGSKVQFIVVSLRKPMIQAASRTIGVTMQENNITSITGVKLNG